A genomic region of bacterium contains the following coding sequences:
- a CDS encoding VOC family protein, giving the protein MRRVTGIGGVFFKAKDPQALAEWYRRHLGLDVQEWGGVAFRWADDNATGAGTPVWSPFKDDTSYFAPSAASFMINYRVADLHALLAALRAEG; this is encoded by the coding sequence ATGAGACGAGTGACCGGCATCGGCGGCGTGTTCTTCAAGGCCAAGGACCCGCAGGCCCTGGCCGAGTGGTACCGCCGGCATCTCGGCCTGGATGTCCAGGAGTGGGGCGGCGTGGCCTTCCGCTGGGCGGATGACAATGCGACGGGCGCGGGCACCCCGGTCTGGAGTCCCTTCAAGGACGACACCAGCTACTTCGCCCCCAGCGCGGCGAGCTTCATGATCAACTACCGGGTTGCGGACCTGCACGCGCTGCTGGCCGCGCTCCGGGCCGAGGGCTG